A region of the Pseudomonas silesiensis genome:
CCAGGCTGTCCATGTCGTGACGGGTGGCCGTCGAGTCGAGTACGTAAGATTCGAGCATGGTGTCGTAGGCAATACCCTGAACAATAATCCCGTTGCTCTGGTCGCCACCGATGGCGCAATTGGCCAGGATGTTGGTTTCGAACTTGGCGTGCTGACCGACTTTCAGCTGGTTCGGGTTCTCCAGCAGCGGCTTCAGCGCCAGCAGCACCGTGTCGCGATCCAGTTGTTCCGGCACGCCCATGTAGGAATGGGTCAGCGGAATGTAGGCCGCTTCGTTGGCCGCGACGGAAAACGACAGGCCCACCAGTTGCGAATGTTGGGCGTCGCTGCCATTGGTCTCGGTGACGAAAGCGATCAGCGGTGCCTTGGCGAGCTTGTCCAGCCAGGCCTCGAAGCGCTTTTGATCAAGGATGGTTTCGTACTTCGCTTCGACGGTGCCCGGCTGCTCGTCGACGACCTCGACAATGTCCTGGCCCGAGCGCTTGGCGTCGCGCTGGTTCTCATCGAACCAGCTCTTGAATTCCAGCAGGGTGTAGAGTTCGGCCAGTTTGTCGTGGTCCGGCTTGCCCATTTTCAAGTCGTCCAGGCCGACATCCAGTGGCACATCGATCTTGATCGTCGCCAACCGGTAGGAGAGAAATGCCATCTCCTTGTGCTCTTCGAGCTTGGCCGGCAGGGTCTTGGCCCCGCGAATCGGCAGGGTCGGCACGATATCGAGCTGCGCGTAGAGCTCGGTCAGGCCGCCGTTCACGCCGACCAGCAGGCCGGATGCGGTTTTAGGGCCGATGCCCGGAACGCCCGGAATGTTGTCGGACGAATCGCCCATCAGCGCCAGGTAATCGATGATCTGCTCGGGAGCGACGCCGAATTTCTCCTTCACGCCCTCCACGTCCAGCGCGCTACCGGTCATGGTATTGACCAAGGTAATGTGCCCGTCGACCAGTTGCGCCATGTCCTTGTCACCGGTGGAGATCACCACCGGGCGGTTGGCGGCGGCACTGCTGCGGGCCAGGGTGCCGATCACGTCGTCCGCTTCGACGTTGTCCACGCACAGCAACGGGAAGCCCAGGGCCTTGACGCTGGCGTGCAATGGCTCGATCTGGACACGCATGTCATCGGGCATGCTCGGACGGTTGGCCTTGTATTCGGCGAACATTTCGTCGCGAAATGTCCCGCCCTTGGCGTCGAACACCACGGCAAACGGACTGTCCGGGTACTGCTTGCGCAGGCTCTTGAGCATGTTCAACACGCCTTTGACCGCACCGGTCGGCAGGCCTTTGGACGTGGTGAGCGGTGGCAGGGCGTGAAACGCGCGGTACAGGTAAGAAGAACCGTCCACCAGGACGAGGGGGGCTTGGCTCATGAGCAGGATCAACCTTTTCGGCGGGTCCGGCGCTAGAATAGCGGGACCGTTGACGACAAAGGGACAAGGTTATCATGCGCACACTAAATCGCTTGCTGTTGGCTGGCTTGTTTGCAGTCACCCCATTGACCGTCATGGCGGCGGACGACGCGCCCTCTGCAGACCCGGATGTAACAATCCGCACTGAAGGTGACAAGACCATTCAGGAATATCGGCAAAATGGCTTTTTGTATGCCATCAAGGTGACCCCGAAAGGCGGTAAACCGTATTTTCTGGTACGCGCTGATGGCTCGGACGGTAACTTCATCCGCTCGGACCAGCCGGATATGCTGATTCCGTCGTGGAAAATATTCGAGTGGTAAGCCGCTCCTAACTTAAATCGGCGCCGGCAGTCGCGGCGCCCGTACTGGCAGTTTTAACCATGTCTGTGTTTACCCCGCTGGCTCGGCCCGAGCTGGAAACCTTTCTCGCCCCATACGGGCTCGGCCGCCTGCTTGATTTTCAGGGGATTGCCGCCGGTAGCGAAAATACCAATTTCTTTATCAGCCTGGAGCAGGGCGAATTTGTCCTGACCCTGGTGGAGCGTGGTCCGGTCCAGGAGATGCCGTTCTTCATCGAGCTGCTCGACGTGCTGCACGACGCCGATCTGCCGGTGCCTTATGCACTGCGCACCACCGACGGCGTCGCGCTGCGCGAACTGGCCGGCAAACCTGCGCTGTTGCAGCCACGTCTGGCGGGCAAGCACATCAAGGACGCCAACGCGCAGCATTGTGCTCAGGTCGGGGAGCTGCTGGCTCATCTGCACCTGGCGACCCAGGCCAACATGATCAAGCGCAAGACCGATCGCGGCCTGGACTGGATGCAGGAGGAGGGCACGCAGTTGCTGTCGCATCTGAATGCCGGACAGAGCGATCTGTTGCAGCGGGCGCTGGACGAAATCAATCAGCAGAAAACGAAAATTCTGGCCCTGCCGCGCGCCAACATCCACGCCGACCTGTTCCGCGACAACGCGATGTTCGAAGGCACGCACCTGACCGGGTTGATCGACTTCTACAACGCTTGCTCGGGGCCGATGCTCTACGACGTGGCGATTGCCTTGAACGACTGGTGTTCGGACGAGAACGGGAAGATCGACGGGCCGCGGGCGCGGGCGTTGCTGGGCGCTTATGCGGCGTTACGGCCGTTCACCGCTGCAGAAGCCGAGCTGTGGCCGACCATGCTGCGGGTGGCGTGTGTGCGGTTCTGGTTGTCGCGGTTGATCGCGGCCGAGTCGTTTGCCGGGCAGGATGTGTTGATTCACGATCCGATGGAGTTTGAGCTGCGGTTGGCGCAGCGGCAGAAAGTCAGCACGCCGCTACCTTTCGCCCTATAAAAGCATCGCGGGCAAGCCCGCTCCCACAGGTTTTGTGTTGGTCACACTATTGGCGAACGACACGAACTCTGTGGGAGCGGGCTTGCCCGCGAATGGGGCCGACACGATTTTTCGGGTTACAACGACTCCAGACACCCCGCCAGATCATTCCCCAACTTCTCCAGCACCTGCTCATACCCCTGAGCGGTCGCTGGCGTGTAACCGCCCAGTGCATCCAGCTCCGCCAGTTTCACCGGCAAGCCGGCCACCAGGGTTTCCGCCAGCCGCGGACGCAGCGGCGGCTCGCTGAACACGCAAGTCTTGCCGACTTCCTGCAACCGCGTGCGCATCGCCGCGACGTGTTGGGCGCCAGGCTGTACTTCGGCGGCGACGCTGAACACGCCGGCATGCTTGAGGCCATAGGCGTCTTCGAAGTAATCGAAGGCTTCGTGGAACACGAAATAAGGTTTGCCCTCAATCCCGGCCAGACGTTTCTTCAAACGCAGATCCAGCGCATCCAGACGTTCATCGAAAGTCTTGAGGTTGCTCTGGTAGCGGGCCGCATTGGCCGGATCGACAGCACTGAGGTCGGTAGCCATTTTCGTCGCGATTACGCGAGCATTTATCGGCGATAACCACAGATGCGCATCCAGGCTGCCCGGACGGTGATCGTGATCATGCTCGTCGGCTTCTTCAGTGCGTGAGTGGTTATCTTCGGCGAAATGGCGCAGTTTCAGGCCAGGTAATTGTTGTACGGCGACACTGGGAAGCGTACGGCCATTAAGCACCCGAGGCAGGAAACCTTCCATGCTCGGCCCGATCCAGTACAGCAGATCCACCGATTGCACCTTCCGCACGTCGGATGGGCGCAAGGCATAGTTATGCGGCGAGGCACCGGGTGGCAACAGGACTTCGGGAATGGCTACGCCGTCCTGCACCGCCGCGGCGATCAGCTGCAGGGGCTTGATGCTGGTGAGGACTTTGACTTCAGCCTGGGCTGGACCGATCAGCAGAAAAGTTGCGATAAATGCGACAAAGATAGAAAAAAGTCGGGACACGATGACCACTCGAAGAGGCGAGAACGGGTAACATAATAACGTCTCTCACAAACCTCGTCGCCGCTCATGCCTAAAACACCGATCGCCAGCCGTCCCCACGACCACTCTCACTGCGTTCATAGCGCACTGTCTGAGGCCGATGCCCTGTGCACGCGTCAGGGTCTGCGCCTGACCGCCTTGCGTCGGCGGGTGCTGGAACTGGTCTGGCAAAGCCACAAGCCATTGGGCGCCTACGACATACTCGCGGTGCTCAGCGAGCAGGATGGCCGCCGCGCCGCGCCGCCGACGGTGTACCGCGCGCTGGATTTCCTGCTGGAAAACGGCCTCGTCCACCGCATTTCCTCGTTGAACTCTTTCGTCGGTTGCAACCACCCGGGACATGCTCACCAGGGTCAGTTTCTGATCTGCCGCGCATGCCATGCCGCTATCGAGCTCGAACAGACGTCCATCAGTGACGCGATCATCGGCAGCGCCAAAGAGGTCGGATTCGTCGTCGAAGGCCAGACCGTGGAAGTGGTCGGCCTCTGCTCGGGTTGCCAGGGGGCTTGATGAGCAACGCGCTGATCCGCCTCGAACAGGTTGCAGTCACCTTCGCCGGGCAAAACGTGCTGGATAACATCGAGCTGAGCGTCGAGCCGGGGCAGATCGTGACCTTGATCGGTCCCAATGGCGCGGGCAAGACCACCTTGGTGCGCGCTGTGCTTGGCCTGCTGAAACCGGACAGCGGCAGCGTCTGGCGCAAGCCGAAACTGCGGGTCGGCTACATGCCGCAAAAACTGCACGTCGATCCGACA
Encoded here:
- a CDS encoding homoserine kinase is translated as MSVFTPLARPELETFLAPYGLGRLLDFQGIAAGSENTNFFISLEQGEFVLTLVERGPVQEMPFFIELLDVLHDADLPVPYALRTTDGVALRELAGKPALLQPRLAGKHIKDANAQHCAQVGELLAHLHLATQANMIKRKTDRGLDWMQEEGTQLLSHLNAGQSDLLQRALDEINQQKTKILALPRANIHADLFRDNAMFEGTHLTGLIDFYNACSGPMLYDVAIALNDWCSDENGKIDGPRARALLGAYAALRPFTAAEAELWPTMLRVACVRFWLSRLIAAESFAGQDVLIHDPMEFELRLAQRQKVSTPLPFAL
- a CDS encoding zinc ABC transporter substrate-binding protein ZnuA, with the protein product MSRLFSIFVAFIATFLLIGPAQAEVKVLTSIKPLQLIAAAVQDGVAIPEVLLPPGASPHNYALRPSDVRKVQSVDLLYWIGPSMEGFLPRVLNGRTLPSVAVQQLPGLKLRHFAEDNHSRTEEADEHDHDHRPGSLDAHLWLSPINARVIATKMATDLSAVDPANAARYQSNLKTFDERLDALDLRLKKRLAGIEGKPYFVFHEAFDYFEDAYGLKHAGVFSVAAEVQPGAQHVAAMRTRLQEVGKTCVFSEPPLRPRLAETLVAGLPVKLAELDALGGYTPATAQGYEQVLEKLGNDLAGCLESL
- a CDS encoding DUF2782 domain-containing protein, producing MRTLNRLLLAGLFAVTPLTVMAADDAPSADPDVTIRTEGDKTIQEYRQNGFLYAIKVTPKGGKPYFLVRADGSDGNFIRSDQPDMLIPSWKIFEW
- a CDS encoding Fur family transcriptional regulator encodes the protein MPKTPIASRPHDHSHCVHSALSEADALCTRQGLRLTALRRRVLELVWQSHKPLGAYDILAVLSEQDGRRAAPPTVYRALDFLLENGLVHRISSLNSFVGCNHPGHAHQGQFLICRACHAAIELEQTSISDAIIGSAKEVGFVVEGQTVEVVGLCSGCQGA